From the genome of Deltaproteobacteria bacterium, one region includes:
- a CDS encoding cytochrome P450 produces the protein MPNHPTNPNVRLHDRFFYLDPHPHFRWLRENAPVYWDATADGGLWGVACYDDVMAVSRDHETFCSGKSSRPERDSWIPSMINLDDPLHKRRRNLVNRGFTPKRVEAHEPMLRALTNELLDKVEPAGRCDFVLDVARWIPMVVIGDMLGVAPEDREQLLVWSDEMLGGGESQKIADDEQRRLRQREVVNGYFAYAAASLAERRVRPRDDLMSILAHAEVEGDRLTDEEILQESLLILIGGDETTRHVMTGGLFELLRRPAQQKLLAENAALIPSAVEEMLRWVSPIQNMNRTATRDTELRGQKIRAGDRLLLLYPSANRDAAAFERADELDVTRYPNRHVAFGGFGTHHCLGASLARLELRVLLEELLRRFPNIALDEGELHVRPSNFIVGLESMPVRLR, from the coding sequence ATGCCCAATCACCCCACGAACCCGAACGTTCGCCTACACGACCGCTTCTTCTACCTCGATCCGCATCCGCACTTCCGCTGGCTGCGCGAGAACGCGCCGGTGTACTGGGACGCGACCGCCGACGGCGGGCTCTGGGGCGTGGCTTGTTACGACGACGTGATGGCCGTCTCGCGCGATCACGAGACGTTCTGCTCGGGCAAGAGCTCGCGGCCGGAGCGCGACTCGTGGATCCCGTCGATGATCAACCTCGACGACCCGCTCCACAAACGCCGCCGCAACCTCGTGAACCGCGGCTTCACGCCGAAGCGCGTCGAGGCGCACGAGCCGATGCTGCGCGCGCTCACGAACGAGCTGCTCGACAAGGTCGAGCCCGCGGGCCGCTGCGACTTCGTGCTCGACGTCGCGCGCTGGATCCCGATGGTCGTGATCGGCGACATGCTCGGGGTGGCGCCCGAGGATCGCGAGCAGCTGTTGGTGTGGAGCGACGAGATGCTCGGCGGCGGAGAGTCGCAGAAGATCGCCGACGACGAGCAGCGCCGGCTGCGCCAGCGCGAAGTCGTGAACGGCTACTTCGCCTACGCCGCCGCGTCGCTCGCCGAGCGCCGCGTGCGCCCGCGCGACGACCTGATGAGCATCCTCGCGCACGCCGAGGTCGAGGGAGATCGCCTCACGGACGAGGAGATCCTCCAGGAGAGCCTGCTGATCCTGATCGGCGGCGACGAGACGACGCGCCACGTGATGACGGGCGGGCTGTTCGAGTTGTTACGGCGTCCCGCGCAGCAGAAGCTGCTCGCCGAGAACGCCGCGCTGATCCCGAGTGCGGTGGAGGAGATGCTGCGCTGGGTGAGCCCCATCCAGAACATGAACCGAACCGCCACGCGCGACACCGAGCTGCGCGGCCAGAAGATCCGAGCGGGCGATCGCCTGCTGCTGCTCTACCCCTCCGCGAACCGCGACGCCGCTGCCTTCGAGCGCGCAGACGAGCTCGACGTGACGCGCTACCCCAATCGCCACGTCGCGTTTGGCGGCTTCGGCACGCACCACTGCCTCGGTGCGAGCCTCGCGCGCCTCGAGCTGCGCGTCCTCCTCGAAGAGCTGTTGCGGCGCTTCCCGAACATCGCGCTCGACGAGGGCGAGCTGCACGTGCGGCCGAGCAACTTCATCGTCGGGCTCGAGTCGATGCCCGTGCGATTGCGCTGA
- a CDS encoding polyribonucleotide nucleotidyltransferase, with protein MRQTTRITAAVLLLALGTQLACGTILYPERRGQRGGRIDPAVAIMDGIGVLLFVIPGLAAFAVDFATGAIYLPGGRRAEVETIRFEGDDLRDAIEAVERHEGIELRSHLHELRVQPLENAEAARERIAELGGSFTGTLAAR; from the coding sequence ATGCGGCAAACCACTCGCATCACGGCAGCGGTGCTGCTGCTCGCGCTCGGCACACAGCTTGCGTGCGGCACGATCCTCTACCCCGAGCGTCGCGGTCAGCGCGGCGGCCGTATCGACCCGGCCGTCGCGATCATGGACGGCATCGGCGTGCTGCTGTTCGTGATTCCTGGCCTCGCTGCGTTCGCCGTCGACTTCGCGACCGGCGCCATCTACCTGCCCGGCGGCAGGCGCGCCGAGGTCGAGACGATTCGGTTCGAAGGCGACGACCTGCGCGACGCGATCGAGGCCGTTGAACGGCACGAAGGAATCGAGCTGCGCTCGCATCTCCACGAGCTGCGCGTGCAGCCGCTCGAGAACGCAGAGGCAGCGCGCGAGCGCATCGCAGAGCTCGGTGGCTCGTTCACGGGCACGCTCGCAGCGCGCTGA
- a CDS encoding long-chain fatty acid--CoA ligase translates to MTMQRTPLLLSRLMDRGARIAPNEQVVTKLPDGLHRQTLAQTRARAAQLANALAADGVRFGDRVGSLLWNNHRHVEMYQAVPSMGCVLHTLNLRLAAGELNYIVNHAEDVVIVVDQSHLGLLESLAGKMPSVRRVIVASEPGAGAWKTSLPGAVDYEEFIRGHSNQIEWPEFDENAGAALCYTSGTTGDPKGVLYTHRSTYLHTMAQLMTDSMGLSAQDCLLQIVPMFHAMGWGAPFSVMTLGAKSVMPHRFMDAKSLVELMSGEEVTISLGVPTIWQVVKGFLEQNPGYDLGSLSRMTCGGSAPPISLIEWYAKKYGVEMIQGWGMTETNPLVTLSRRIAKRAQRKSLPEEQMSNQAKAGQVVPGIDLSIIDENGRHLPHDGKSIGEVIVRGPWICAEYYNNPQPAKFHDGWLRTGDVAMIDPEEYLIITDRTKDLIKSGGEWISSVDLENHICALAGVAQAAVVAVPHPKWDERPVAIVVRAPGSAVTQQQVLAHCEGRFAKWQLPDEVLFRDAIPLTSTGKIDKKVIRAHLASEHYVLPDQRSAAKA, encoded by the coding sequence ATGACGATGCAACGCACTCCGCTTCTGCTTTCGCGTCTGATGGATCGCGGCGCGCGCATTGCGCCGAACGAGCAGGTCGTGACGAAGCTGCCCGACGGCCTGCACCGGCAGACGCTCGCGCAGACGCGCGCGCGCGCGGCGCAGCTGGCGAACGCGCTGGCCGCCGACGGCGTGAGGTTCGGCGATCGCGTCGGCAGCTTGTTGTGGAACAACCACCGCCACGTGGAGATGTATCAGGCGGTGCCGAGTATGGGCTGCGTGCTGCACACGCTGAACCTGCGCCTCGCGGCGGGCGAGCTGAACTACATCGTCAACCACGCCGAGGACGTGGTGATCGTCGTCGACCAGAGCCACCTCGGACTGCTCGAGTCGCTCGCGGGCAAGATGCCCTCTGTCAGGCGCGTGATCGTCGCGAGCGAGCCCGGAGCAGGTGCGTGGAAGACGTCACTCCCCGGCGCGGTCGACTACGAGGAGTTCATTCGCGGGCACTCGAATCAGATCGAGTGGCCCGAGTTCGACGAGAACGCGGGCGCCGCGCTCTGTTACACGAGTGGCACGACGGGCGATCCGAAGGGCGTGCTCTACACGCACCGCTCGACGTACCTGCACACGATGGCGCAGCTGATGACCGACTCGATGGGGCTCTCGGCGCAGGACTGCCTGCTGCAGATCGTGCCGATGTTCCACGCGATGGGGTGGGGCGCGCCGTTCAGCGTGATGACGCTGGGCGCGAAGAGCGTGATGCCGCATCGCTTCATGGACGCGAAGAGCCTCGTCGAGTTGATGAGTGGCGAGGAAGTCACGATCTCGCTCGGCGTGCCCACGATCTGGCAAGTGGTAAAGGGCTTCCTCGAGCAGAACCCCGGCTACGACCTCGGCTCGCTCTCGCGCATGACCTGCGGCGGCTCCGCGCCGCCGATCTCGCTGATCGAGTGGTACGCCAAGAAGTACGGCGTGGAGATGATTCAGGGCTGGGGCATGACCGAGACGAACCCGCTCGTGACGCTCTCGCGCCGCATCGCGAAGCGCGCGCAGCGCAAGTCGCTCCCCGAGGAGCAGATGTCGAATCAGGCGAAGGCCGGGCAGGTCGTGCCGGGGATCGATCTCTCGATCATCGACGAGAACGGCCGGCATCTCCCGCACGACGGCAAGTCGATCGGAGAGGTGATCGTGCGCGGGCCGTGGATCTGCGCCGAGTACTACAACAACCCGCAGCCGGCGAAGTTCCACGACGGATGGCTCCGGACCGGCGACGTCGCGATGATCGATCCCGAGGAATACCTGATCATTACGGACCGCACGAAGGACTTGATCAAGTCCGGCGGCGAGTGGATCAGCTCGGTCGATCTCGAGAACCACATCTGCGCGCTCGCGGGCGTCGCGCAGGCCGCGGTCGTGGCCGTGCCGCATCCGAAGTGGGACGAGCGCCCCGTCGCGATCGTGGTGCGCGCGCCCGGCAGCGCGGTGACGCAGCAGCAAGTGCTCGCGCACTGCGAGGGCCGCTTCGCGAAGTGGCAGCTGCCCGACGAGGTGCTGTTCCGCGACGCGATTCCGCTCACGAGCACGGGCAAGATCGACAAGAAGGTGATTCGCGCGCACCTCGCGTCGGAGCACTACGTGCTGCCCGATCAGCGCAGTGCAGCGAAAGCGTGA
- a CDS encoding enoyl-CoA hydratase/isomerase family protein → MPFSLITSERRGAVQLVTLNRPERMNAWTPAMAGELADAFDAANADSQIGAIVMTGAGRGFCAGADMEDTFQKRISGSDPGADTQGGQGGMPRGLDWVAHCRASKPLVAAVNGACVGIGLTQILPFDVIFASDKARFGMGFIKVGLVPELASTHLLAQRIGLGRASELCLSGRLVNADEAAAIGLVERVVPHDALLAKSLELAEMIAANPTPQLAMTKRLLAQNAADGDLARVQQRESELLRQCWTTPEHKEAVAAFIEKRPARFR, encoded by the coding sequence ATGCCATTCTCCCTCATCACCTCCGAGCGCCGCGGGGCGGTGCAGCTCGTCACGCTGAATCGCCCCGAGCGCATGAACGCGTGGACGCCGGCGATGGCGGGCGAGCTGGCGGACGCCTTCGACGCCGCGAACGCCGACTCGCAGATCGGCGCGATCGTGATGACCGGCGCGGGCCGGGGCTTCTGCGCCGGCGCGGACATGGAGGACACGTTCCAGAAGCGCATCTCCGGCAGCGACCCCGGCGCCGACACGCAGGGCGGGCAGGGCGGCATGCCGCGCGGGCTCGACTGGGTCGCGCATTGCCGCGCCTCGAAGCCCCTCGTTGCCGCCGTGAACGGCGCCTGCGTCGGCATCGGCCTCACGCAGATCCTGCCCTTCGACGTGATCTTCGCCTCCGACAAGGCGCGCTTCGGCATGGGCTTCATCAAGGTCGGCCTCGTGCCCGAGCTCGCGAGCACGCACCTGCTCGCGCAGCGCATCGGCCTCGGTCGCGCGAGCGAGCTGTGCCTCTCGGGCCGCCTCGTGAACGCGGACGAAGCCGCCGCGATCGGGCTCGTCGAGCGCGTGGTGCCGCACGACGCGCTGCTCGCGAAGTCGCTCGAGCTCGCGGAGATGATCGCCGCGAACCCGACGCCGCAGCTCGCGATGACGAAGCGCCTGCTCGCGCAGAACGCCGCCGACGGCGACCTCGCGCGCGTGCAGCAGCGCGAGAGCGAGCTGCTGCGCCAGTGCTGGACGACGCCCGAGCACAAGGAAGCGGTGGCGGCGTTCATCGAGAAACGGCCCGCGCGCTTCCGGTAG
- a CDS encoding glucose 1-dehydrogenase, protein MGRVSGKVALVTGGASGLGRATAHALAREGAKVVVADVNDAGAKQVAGELGGSALALRLDVASEVDWQRAIAETVRAFGGLHVLVNNAGIVVVRSIEDTTVEELRRVLAVNVEGVFLGCKHAIPAMNAAGGGSIVNLSSTAGLVGTPPFAAYSASKGAVRLLTKTVAAHCLALAYPIRCNSIHPGGMDTPMVQNLPGAIAGAGPSTVAVLGKMQGGPGGQPEDIANLALFLASDEAKHINGAEIAVDAGLTAT, encoded by the coding sequence ATGGGACGCGTATCCGGCAAGGTCGCCCTCGTGACGGGCGGCGCTTCGGGGCTCGGCAGGGCGACCGCGCACGCGCTGGCGCGCGAGGGCGCAAAGGTGGTCGTCGCCGACGTGAACGACGCCGGCGCAAAACAGGTCGCGGGCGAGCTCGGCGGCAGCGCGCTCGCGCTGCGGCTCGACGTCGCGAGCGAGGTCGACTGGCAGCGCGCCATCGCCGAGACCGTGCGCGCGTTCGGCGGACTGCACGTGCTCGTGAACAACGCCGGCATCGTGGTGGTGCGCAGCATCGAGGACACCACGGTGGAGGAGCTGCGCCGCGTGCTCGCGGTCAACGTCGAGGGCGTGTTCCTCGGCTGCAAGCACGCGATCCCGGCGATGAACGCCGCAGGCGGCGGCTCGATCGTGAATCTCTCGTCGACCGCGGGGCTCGTGGGCACGCCGCCGTTCGCCGCGTACAGCGCGAGCAAGGGCGCGGTGCGCTTGCTGACCAAGACCGTGGCCGCGCACTGCCTCGCGCTCGCCTACCCGATCCGCTGCAACTCGATCCACCCCGGCGGCATGGACACGCCGATGGTGCAGAACCTGCCCGGCGCGATCGCCGGCGCCGGGCCGAGCACCGTCGCGGTGCTGGGCAAGATGCAAGGCGGTCCCGGCGGCCAACCCGAGGACATCGCGAACCTCGCGCTCTTCCTCGCGAGCGACGAGGCGAAGCACATCAACGGCGCGGAGATCGCGGTGGATGCGGGGCTGACGGCGACCTGA
- a CDS encoding nitroreductase family deazaflavin-dependent oxidoreductase: MKWSLALLVGYVGIVMLAESAVALLGSRHAARGLAPGEEWLVLETRDAGGASRATVVAGVVIDDRLCVAANHWPRAWYARALANPDLAVIRTGSSSPHRAVAVVGDERERVALAYRLPFAVRLLTGFPPRAFLRLDPR; the protein is encoded by the coding sequence TTGAAGTGGAGCCTCGCCTTACTGGTCGGTTACGTCGGCATCGTGATGCTGGCAGAGTCCGCGGTCGCGCTTCTCGGTTCACGCCATGCCGCCCGCGGCCTCGCTCCCGGCGAGGAGTGGCTCGTGCTCGAAACGCGCGACGCCGGGGGTGCGTCCCGGGCGACGGTCGTGGCGGGCGTCGTCATCGACGACCGGTTGTGCGTGGCAGCGAACCACTGGCCGCGCGCGTGGTACGCCCGCGCGCTCGCAAACCCCGACCTGGCCGTAATTCGCACCGGAAGCTCGTCGCCACATCGCGCCGTCGCCGTGGTGGGAGACGAGCGCGAACGCGTCGCGCTGGCGTACCGGCTGCCCTTCGCGGTTCGGCTGCTGACCGGCTTCCCGCCGCGCGCCTTCCTGCGCCTCGACCCGCGCTGA